One stretch of bacterium DNA includes these proteins:
- a CDS encoding NAD(P) transhydrogenase subunit alpha: MSTDLMTGLYVFVLAAFLGFEVIRRVSPLLHTPLMSLTNAISAIAVIGSLVMAGEQRTTLSTILGTLAVTASMTNVVGGFLITDRMLRMFKRK; this comes from the coding sequence ATGTCGACCGACCTGATGACCGGGCTCTACGTGTTCGTCCTGGCCGCGTTCCTCGGCTTCGAGGTGATCCGCCGGGTCTCGCCGCTCCTCCACACGCCGCTGATGTCGCTCACCAACGCGATCTCGGCCATCGCGGTGATCGGATCGCTGGTGATGGCCGGCGAGCAGCGGACCACGCTCAGTACCATCCTCGGCACCCTGGCCGTCACGGCCTCCATGACCAACGTCGTCGGCGGGTTTCTGATCACCGACCGCATGCTCCGGATGTTCAAGCGGAAGT